From Bradyrhizobium sp. NDS-1, the proteins below share one genomic window:
- a CDS encoding PLP-dependent aminotransferase family protein: protein MDDLSNVSEVAQASARLIDFGRNFPPPSPLVGTAIQESFSYLAKTNIAEAIRFPRFNGTAKDREAGANWLARRLEGTPDPEGIVLANGTQSILAMLLAYYVKPGGVLLTEALTYPAIKPLSHLFRVILYGISIDAEGIEPESLDRACNKFKGKARALYCMPTLHNPTSAIMTETRRQEIAKIARRHNLSIFEDDIYGVLAQNAPPPLSAYAPERSWYISGLSKSLACQLRVAYVAGPSLAMTQRVFWPGVRTTNWMVAPLIAEIATHWLTTGVASEIINSVRLETKSRRNIAEEAFGMPFDIDPASYHLWIKLPDHLSLNDFVEASKQRGVVVGAGDSFAVGSSLGSTRVRIGLGVAADHDQLRNGLSIIGKLIRA, encoded by the coding sequence ATGGACGATCTTTCAAACGTTAGCGAAGTTGCACAGGCTTCCGCACGGCTCATCGACTTCGGACGCAATTTTCCGCCTCCGAGTCCGCTTGTCGGGACTGCAATCCAGGAGTCCTTTTCCTATCTTGCGAAGACGAATATTGCAGAGGCTATTCGATTTCCTCGTTTCAACGGCACAGCGAAGGATCGTGAAGCCGGTGCCAACTGGCTCGCACGGCGACTTGAAGGAACGCCGGATCCGGAGGGAATAGTGCTCGCTAACGGCACGCAGAGCATCCTCGCTATGTTGCTTGCGTACTATGTTAAACCAGGTGGCGTGCTCCTTACGGAGGCACTTACCTATCCTGCGATCAAACCACTGTCGCATCTATTTCGAGTAATTTTGTATGGCATCTCAATTGATGCGGAGGGGATTGAGCCTGAAAGCCTTGATCGTGCGTGCAACAAGTTCAAGGGGAAGGCGCGCGCCTTATACTGCATGCCTACTCTTCACAATCCCACGTCAGCGATTATGACCGAGACGAGGCGACAAGAAATCGCGAAGATCGCGCGCCGTCATAATCTTTCGATCTTTGAGGACGACATCTATGGCGTCCTTGCGCAGAACGCTCCTCCCCCCCTTTCTGCGTATGCGCCCGAACGCAGCTGGTACATCTCGGGTCTCAGCAAATCCTTGGCTTGTCAGCTTCGGGTCGCCTACGTTGCGGGTCCAAGTTTAGCGATGACGCAGAGGGTATTTTGGCCTGGGGTTAGAACGACAAATTGGATGGTTGCGCCTCTCATCGCGGAGATCGCGACCCATTGGCTAACGACTGGCGTGGCATCTGAAATTATAAATTCAGTGCGCCTCGAAACGAAAAGCCGACGGAATATCGCGGAAGAGGCGTTCGGCATGCCATTCGATATCGATCCGGCAAGTTACCACCTCTGGATCAAACTGCCCGACCACCTAAGCCTCAATGATTTTGTCGAAGCTTCGAAGCAACGAGGTGTTGTCGTCGGGGCTGGAGATTCCTTCGCCGTTGGTTCGTCTCTAGGCAGCACAAGAGTCCGGATCGGACTTGGGGTCGCCGCCGATCACGACCAACTTCGCAACGGCCTGTCGATTATCGGCAAACTTATCAGAGCATAG